A DNA window from Patagioenas fasciata isolate bPatFas1 chromosome 1, bPatFas1.hap1, whole genome shotgun sequence contains the following coding sequences:
- the CWC15 gene encoding spliceosome-associated protein CWC15 homolog — translation MTTAARPTFEPARGGRGKGEGDLSQLSKQYSSRDLPSHTKIKYRQATQDAPEEVRNRDFRRELEERERVAAREKNRDRPTREHTTSSSVSKKPRLDQIPAANLDADDPLTDEDDEDEDLEDSDDDDTAALLAELEKIKKERAEEQARKEQEQKAEEERIRMENILSGNPLLNLTGPAQPQANFKVKRRWDDDVVFKNCAKGIDETKKDKRFVNDTLRSEFHKKFMEKYIK, via the exons ATGACGACAGCAGCGAGGCCAACGTTTGAACCtgcaagaggaggaagaggaaaaggtgAAGGAGACTTAAGTCAGCTATCCAAACAGTATTCCAGCAGAGACCTTCCTTCTCatactaaaataaaatacag GCAGGCGACTCAGGATGCTCCTGAAGAGGTGCGTAACCGTGATTTCAgaagggagctggaggagagagAACGGGTCGCTGCAAGAGAAAAGAATAGAGACAGACCAACCAGAG AACACACAACATCATCATCTGTGTCTAAGAAGCCTCGGCTAGACCAAATTCCTGCAGCAAATCTTGATGCAGACGATCCACTTACTGAT gaagatgatgaagatgaggacttggaagacagtgatgatgatgaCACTGCAGCTCTTCTGGCTGAACTGGAAAAAATCAAGAAAGAGCGAGCTGAGGAACAGGCTCGAAAG GAACAAGAGCAAAAGGCCGAAGAAGAACGAATTCGGATGGAGAACATCCTGAGCGGTAACCCCCTGCTGAACCTCACCGGCCCCGCGCAGCCTCAGGCAAACTTCAAAGTGAAGAGGAG GTGGGATGATGATGTTGTCTTCAAGAATTGCGCCAAGGGGATAGACGAAACAAAAAAGGACAAAAGATTTGTGAATGATACTCTGCGATCAGAATTTCACAAGAAGTTTATGGAAAAATACATCAAGTAG